Below is a window of Epinephelus fuscoguttatus linkage group LG12, E.fuscoguttatus.final_Chr_v1 DNA.
GACCTTTTATCTTAAGCCATGCCATCAGCACAAGCAATTCTCCAGCCTCATACAGGACTGTCCCCCTGGCTTTGGATAAGCTTTTCTCCTGAAAGCAGATGCTTAAGCTTAAGGAAGCAGCTGTGCTCTGCACTTTATCGTAGCTGGGGAAGCTAACTCAATGTGCATTTACCAAATCAACCACTTAGTCCTCACCGCTGCAGTCTTTTGTCTTGTTAAAATGCTGTCTGAGAGCATGTCTGATGCAGCATTGATCTCACACCAATCTCTTAAAAgcattcattattcattaaaaacaatattattaCAAATTGCATAATTTCTTTCCACAACACTTTTGTGATGAGCTGCTTCATCGTCATATCATGGTCCAAGATTCAcaatatttttcacattaaCAAGTGATGCTTATTGTTGCTGCCAAAGAAACACACTGCATTATAAACACTCCTGACCCTCAGCATAATGAAGTTATTGCCATTTTGAAGCAAAAAATTACACTTGTAGCTGTAACTGCAATGATTTGACAAGGTTATACTCATATGTATACCAACAGTACATTTCAATGTAGGACCAAGCAGCCGTGGCCCCCTCGGACTCAAATTTAGGTTTAAGTTTGGCCTCACTCCCAGAGCATCAAAATACAACCATTGGGCAATGTCAAGATGATGGATGGCACCGTACCAACACTAATGTAAACCATATTAATCCGCTTTTGCGTCTGGAACCTCCCGTCTACCACAAGCTTGAGACGCGCCCTCATTGTGGACTTGGCTCAGATTTCGGGGTCATTTTCTTATCCTGAAGCCTCCTTAGGGGATCTGATCCCGTTTGTTTCGTCGGAACCTCTTGTGACTGCGTGCCTTTGCTGATGTCCCAGCAGGATTTGAACCCTAGACCTTCTGCATGGAAGACACTAGGGAGGCccaactccagtgtaaaccatCCACATCAATATTAGATGCTCTTAACAACAGACGGAGATTACAAAGCATGTAAGTCCGCTCAGGGTGGTCAAAAGAGGAGGTGGATATGTGCCAAAAAACGGCCTTTGACCCAGGAGAGTGGTGATCGTGATCAATAAACAGTAGTGGCACCATATGGGGGAGAAATGTCAGGATGACTCTAAGGGCCTCTGACTGTAAGGGGTCCTAAAAAATATTAGAACATTAACTAATTTTTAATTCaatagaaaacattttatttaaaatgtaccAATAAAACTtagtttcttttcttgtttttggcAAAAAGTAAACATCCAGAGAGGCCCTGGCCCCAAACCAGGCATAAACTGTACTTGAGGGGTGTCAGTGCAGCTGAGCATCATGTCTCAGCATCAAAAGGAAAAGTCTGGGgaccaaaaaatgaaaagaaagacaggagagaaaaaagaacgGGCGACAGTCGACCTGTGTCACCCAGTCGACCCAGTCCTTCACAAAGAAAGGTGGGTGTGGTCTGTGAGTGTTGGAAATTAACCTGTTTGGTCCGTATTCAAATAGGCAATTTTTGCTAGATTGTTATAGTATTAGTTAAAATATCCTCACAGAAAATTGAGTGTTTACATTTTACTCCTTTTTTAGTTGCCCCTGCCGACAAACAACACCAGTTGCAGCATGTGTGGCACTCAAGGCCGGGTGTTTTTTGCAACATCtgcaatcttttcctaaccaagtggttttgttgccTACACCTAAGGGTCGACCCCTTCTTTGTcaagacacaacacaaaagGTTGAGTATCTGTGTTTTCTTGACTCTACACAGATTGTAAATAGTGAGAACTCTGGATGTTCCATGTGAAGTTCTTTTCCAGGATAAAGTGTAAGtcagaaaagaaaaatttaCTCGCTGCTCAAAGTATTTATTCACAAGTTATGTAAACAGTGTCAGCCTTCACACTAACCCAGGTCAGGAGTGTGGTACGTGTCGGCAGGTCTGGGCAAGCCGGGCTGTTCAGAAGGATCTGGGTTACACAATAACCTCCAGAGCTCTGTGTCCACTGTACACCAAGGTTGAAAACCACTTGAAAACTCATCCATCCCTGCTTCAGGTGGGACTGGGAGTAAACTCTCTCTTCCATCAAGGATTTCATACGGAAATGGATAATCTGTGTCGGACGCCATCCTCTGCAAAGACAGATTTAGATGatttgttttactttcactggTTGCTGCAGCCTCTGCTGCATCTTCATGGTCTGGCATGGTCCTTGGCTGTTTAGCTACAACACCTTGCCCAGGTGCACTACTCGTTGCAGAATAtgccatgcttttattttcatcttttggGATGATCTTCTCCTGAGCTACAGCCATGTCCTCAGCTGTGATCTTCCCTAACAGTCTTTCATAATTCTTCGTAAAGCTGTCCTCCCTCGGTGGTCGCTGCAGCGCCGACATAGGCAGTTCTTCAGCAGCAGGTGGACAAATGAAACCTTCATAAACGAGGTTGCTGCCTTTCCTGCCCTTTGTGTAGACTGCAACGCTGTCACGACGCGGGGTACACTGAGGACTAGAATACACAGGAAGTGTAGTCCAGTTTTCTGGCATCTTACATAGCACAAATTTCTTTTTGGATGGAGTGTCTGTAAAATGAGAGCACAAACACCATGTCAATTGAAAAGCTATTGGtcatataataatattatttctCTGCACTTTTAAACACTGACTTGCATGAAATATATTCAAGAGAAACATAAAGTCTGAgagtaaaacaggaaataaaactaAACGAATGAATCCTCAAAACTGCAACTCTgcttttcgcagatgatgttggcttcatcacaccgtcaCCTCCAGCATacactggggcagtttgcagccaagtgtgaagcgggcaggatgagaatcagcacctccaagtctgaggccatggttctctgctggaaaaagGTAGATTgcccccctctgggttgggagtgagttgGTGCCTCAAGCGAAGGAGTTAGGCCCTGTGTCcacatttttcatttgcatttttctgaGCACCAGAAGAAGGCCAGCgtcttttttttgttccctAGGCGTCTGCGGCTGCATGCCGCAGACGCCTAGGGAAAAGGCGCTGCGCCCAGCGTCTTTTTCCAGCGGCTCCTCCTTTTTTGTGCGGCCGCTCCGAgcgctacatctttcccacatcaaagatccgtgatcacctacacccgtgtgcgtaaaagcgcacacaattgcgtgtcctctcaccgtggatgctgtgatttgatggcccggtactcacTGTAGGCCACCCTTAaaagacccaataataataataataataataataataagctactgtggacctatatgccatgcctttttAATGAAATTACCAGAGGAGTTCGCTGCTTTGCGATGCTGCAAAACTGCGCGGCTACAGGAATTGttaagatattgttgtcatagaaacgaAAACCCTCGTGAGCGTTTTTTTTGGGGGCACACAGACACTTCATCCCAGCACTCCGCAGCGCCCTTCCAGCGCCTTTCTGCCAGAAAAGgcgctatgtggacacaggcccttaaagtatcttggggtcttgttcacaatgagggtagaatggagcttGAAATGGAATGGCAGTTTTGTGCAGCCTCTGCAGTGATGAGCGTGCTGCGCCAGACCGtcctggtgaagagggagctgagcctgaAGGTGGAGCTTTCGATTTagtggtccatctacgtcccaaccttcacctatggtcatgagctctgggtagtgaccgaaagaatgagactgCGGATACAAGAGGCCGAAATGAATTttctccatggggtggctgggctcagccttggaGAAAAGGTAAGGAGcccagacatccggagggagcacagagtagagccgctgctcctgcGCATCAAAAGGGGTCAAAAGAGGTCAATCGATTTTCTCTAATGTgatgtaaacatactgagtgtTTCTCCATCattgtttggcatgtcagagacggGCTGctggcccagcacctgctaacgtgtgctcacctttttttgtctGAGGTTTTTATTGGGAGCCGAATTGTTTGCAAAGGTCTTATACtctccaaaaaataaaataaccctGGGATTTAAATtgacagaaacactgaataaagcagtttcaccttaaaaattctgtgtttttccagcactgCTCGTCGCAAAAGTGCTGCCAACTATGGTGACAGATTGACTTGACTTgcatggccctatctagagccagtgttggtttgtccattctgggttactgtagaaacatggtgatctccataaacAAGGGCCTGGGGCGTTAatattttccttaaagtcctagTCCTCAGAATAAAACTGGTTGCACAAAACTCACTCAAGTCTCCTTCTTAAGGtcacttaagtatttatggttttctccttgtcttggtcttatacttatgGAATCCCTCGACTGTTGTCCAAAAAACCCTTAGCAACCacagcaaggtaaaaaaaacaaaacaacttaagGTCCCTCTGACTCTACCTTAACTGCAACATCACTGAGTTTATGGTGACAAATGGAAAAAACGTACACACTTGAGAAGAGTGATCTGCGACCAGGAGAAACCAATGGATATGCTTTTGATTTCACACCTGGACCAAATGTAATagtttgtgctttctatgaTCGTATTCCTCCAGAGAtataatcttttcctcctctgaccaatatGGTCAGAGTCTTGTCTTCTTTCATTCTGCCATTTTTTCGCTATCTAACTAtaagccaactttgtgagacaATAACAGGCATCACAAGCGTGAGTTCATgcaaacaatctccatggaaactatTACCGCTCTAAAGTCTCTTTCAGTGCTGGAAATGAGTTAACATTTataaggaaaccttttaaggTTTTCTGTGTCAGTCCCTCAGCTTAGGAGAAATTGAACTTTAAGTGTCATATTTAAGGACTAAAACTAAAGGTGTTTCGCCCAACCAGTCTTtgcttcctatgtagatataaacagctcattgtaatgtaacaaaaacacaacgattcttattttcaggtgactaaacactaaagaaaacatcctTATTACAATAAATTCTATTTCTGCCTCAATATCTGTctacatcctacacacttgacctttaatTTTAAGAAGTTGTGTGACTAACAGACTTTTCCATCCTGAGAACAGTAACAGTGTGCAGCAGAGCAATACTGACTCATCTCTACAGAGAGGCtgagctgtgtgtcatctgcatagcaATGGAAAGTGATGCCATGTAGTCACAGGACAGAACTCTGTGATAAATGTTTTAACTTACTAGTTTTTGATGGTTTATAGCTCCTGCCCATTATGGAGTGTTTCTGTGAAAGTCCTGCAGAGAAGTGGTTTCAGTGGAAAGTTATCAGTCATCAAAAATCCACTGGGGGCACCAGGTGTGAACTGAATGATCACAAAATGGTCGTCCTGGCAACAAAGTTCTTAATACAACACTGAAAAACAGCATGATAAATATGTTTATATGAAAGGAACGGGGCCAAGcagtgacaaacccacagaggaTTACCACCCAACTCAGTTCCCCACAGCTGTACAAAGCTTTTTGGCATCTTTCAGCTTTTTGTTCTGGTTTTATGGCTTTAATGTTTTCAGTTCATTCCCGCTTCACTCATTAGAGTCACTATCAGCAGAAGCAGGCAGCTGCTTTCAGCAAGAAAAGGCTCTGATAAACTCACTGTACGCTGCCTGcccaacacaaacagacagacaaagttagtgactagctggtgaatGTAGTGGATTTTGCAGCTGTACTGGCAGATAGTTTGAACTGCATTGCAGCGTATTTACAATGCAAAAGGAATCAGCTGCAGAGTAACTGGTGGCTACCGTTAATGAGGAGTAAAAAGAATGATATGTCcatctgaaatgtagtggaaaGGAAGTAAAAATTTGCACAGAGCACTCAAGTAAAGTGCacataatataaaaaaagatcTCATGTCTAACATAAAGTATAGCAATAGTTCAGGCAGAGCGTGGGCTGTTTTATTCGTCCTTCGCAACCACTTTGTCTGATATCCAGATATCCaaaccagtctcactccaaagtcatcaaaaaatGGCACTACGCGTAAGGTCGAAACGCCATGGGACAACAACAATTAGCTTTCAGTCAATTAGCTTTTCCAAAATTCTTAACATTACATCTACTCCTGCTCCCTTAAAAACCCTAAATATTCACATATTTGTCATCTCAGAAGTTAAACCGCTGGATGCAAGATGTCCATTCTTCATTCAAAGTCTGTCCTCAGTGTTTCTGCACAGGAGGTTTTCATATCGCAATCATCCTCATAGGCACACTTCTTAAAGTCAGATTTACGATGAACACAAAGAGCATGCTGATGTGAGCATTTCCTtcaagtacagcctcacagagccgccagcatgactgtagactcattttctgttttattaacTATGAAGaagacactgagacagacatTAGAAAAGCCATCATAATCACTGACACAATGAAGGAGTATtacaataaatgtaataaaatgagATGCAATAAAATGCAGGCATCAGATAATAAACTGGCAGACCCATATCTCAGGCCTGTTTGTTGCACGTCTGGCACTGGTCCTCTCCTTCTCCATTTGCTCTGGACATATGGTCTTCTATATTAAAAAGCAGAGGACGAGAGGACTTTGGGATATGACTTTCTCGGCAAACTGCCAGCTACGACAGCCATCCATCCTGTGTGTCAGTCAGGATGTGCTCAACTCAATTTGCACAACCTTGGTTGGGATTTTTCATCTGGGCTGCGAGCACCGCACAGCACTGCCTCTCCCCAGAGCATCGATAACAACTCCAGATTCCACCTAAAGTTATATTTCATGCTAATGAATTAATGTACCCTTTCCCATTTTCCGCCTGAAAATATGCTCCTCTCCCATGCCAAAACGAAAAATCAAATCAGTCTTGTCATTTGCAGCTGATTTGTTAAGGTCCCAGCTCGCTCTCCTTCTTTTCCCTCGGCATGGCTGATGAGACAGCACAGCTGTGTTCCTGTTAGTGATTCTGATAACACCAAATTAAATGCCGTCTGAGAGAGTTGGCCCATTAATATGGAATCACAAACGTCAAGCTGACTCAGATCAATAAATTAAACACTGTATAAATTCACCATCCACCTCCATCTCACTGCCACCTTACAAATGAAGAGCCTGGACCAACTTTACCTCTGGGCTTCGGGAGTGATGTTCAGAGAAACGTCATATTACTTAAAAAATTCAGGACACTTTGAATAATAACATTACAAATTACCGCTGTTATTAGAAGTGGTTTGAAAACAACGGGAGGTTAGTTATTGTATTTGGCCCATTGATTTGGCCCACTTATCAACACAATCAGTATTCACAGCAGCAATGCTTGTGACACACAGCTCGTGAGCAAATTAAATCACTATAAAACTGCAAATCATACTCTGCTGCGAGTCATAACTCAGTCAGATCTGAGCACATTGACACAATACACATATTTTAAGAGTCAATGTGACTCACAATTTTCGAGGACGTCATTATCTCCTTTCTAACGGAACAATAAATGGTTGTAAATCCTCTTAGAAATCACTGGAAAAAGGTGCTTCTTAAAGAAACAGTgagtaagatttagggggatttagtggcatctagcggtgacgCCTGCATACAGCAACCACAGGAAATGTCTCCTGGTTacatttccttcagtgttcattgttcaagaggtttcactaggagctgaattatccatagaggtctccttctctcaaaaacaaagggaccaggtgattaaaacctgtaaaaacagtgaaatagcagtttcatgtgacaaatcagTTTCTCAGATGCTGTTCAGCTTGTTGCAGACCTAGCACCcactaatgtgtgctcaccttttttctctgataactttaCATCCAGCTCTaactgctaactatggtggccaatgtGAAACCATGAATGTCCCTAtcgagagccagtgtttggtttgtccatcctgggctactgcagaaacatggtagTGCAACATGGCAACGTCCATACACAAAGAcccatgtaaatataaatggctcattgtAAGATCACAAACAcaatcttattttcagatgatgatatgttaaagaaaacaaactgattatattatattccatttccgTTAATAACCAGTTTGGCTTTTAATGGTGCCAATTTGCAGATGTAAACAAATATAGGCTTAAAATGGGGCACAGGTTGTCGCCAACAGCTAACTCACTGCCTCCATGGGAACTAAATTTACTTCCCATTCAAATCGCCCAAAGCTCCCAAATTATGAGAAGTATGGTTCCAAATCTTACAGGGGGGTGACAGGGTTCCTGTTGAAACAGTATTGTCTGAGGAGGGGTCCACAGTGTCAGACTTTGACAACCCCTGCTCCACCTGCGACTTGtttaaataatctttaaaatgaACGGGTGCAGATATTGCAAGTACCCGTAGAACTTGATGGCATAGCAATCATCAGCTACCTCCAAACAGCTCATATGTTTGTTGTTAGCTTTCTCAGCAGTCTACCAGGAGCACTGCTGACACATGAGGTAGTACACATGTAATTTGACGTAACCATAAGCATTTTTTGACCGAAGAAACTTTTCAATTGTTCTAAGAATTGCCTTTTTTGTAGTGTTTGCACCAAAAAAACTAGCAATGATTATAGCTCCTAGAATGCCATTTTGAGCAACTTTTTCAGCTCCTTTTTTAAAGAGTAAGTTCTCTCTCAGCACAGGAAGAACCTCAAGTGACGGAAGTGTAAGGAGTTTGGTCCAACACATGACCCAATGCAGCACCAGCAACTGCCATTGTTAAACATAATCAGCtcataacaaaaaagaaaaagaaaatgctgacAAATGGACCGACAGTAAAGTCCAGGCTTAATGAGCATATATGTGACACGGAAATACAACGTACAGTAATCTTGAATCATCAGAGCGAAAGACCAACTGCCAGCCAGTTTGCAGTACGTCACATCAGCATTCCTGTTAGCTTAgcgaacacaaacagaaaaaaatagccGTTAAACATATGTAGGTTTGGGGGGAGTTCCCTACTGGGCAGGTTCTCTCGGGCAATCCCAAAAACGCCTATGGAATTAAATTGAATATCAGCCCCAATTGTCACTGATACCTGATCTAgctatttatttctttgtttatcATATATACAGGGACAGTGCACGTTAATAAATATTTCTATAGATGTGCCAGTTTACCCAGCTTGGCTAATTTTTTAAGCTGTAGTCCCTGGACAGGTGTGATGACAACTACAGAATAACACATACAACACATTAaacaatacattaaaacaggaaCAGCATTTGAGTCAGTATCGGCTTGATACCCGCTATCAGTTCCAATACCCTTCTTTAAGCGTGTCCTGCTTTATAACGTCATCTTGAGACTCTTTACGACCTTCGTTATTTCAGCTTTGTGCTTACAGAGCTGGTCCCTAAGTCAATGATTAATATCACCCTTCGTGGAGTCCTCGAGTTGAGTCTCATTTTGTCAGTCGGGTCactggagtttttttttaaaaaaaatgtgagatCGCAGTACGGCAGGCTGTAAACTTTTACAGATTCTTTTCTCAAAATTACTTCATTACAAAACCCACTGTGAATGAAATAGAGGGTAGGGCAACGCGTTGCTGGTCACTGCTCCAATGCTCTCAGCTCCGGAGCTGAATGTTAAGAAAAGTGTTTGAAGTTTGCCCAAAAATGTCTTCACACAGGAAGATGAttgagaaaatacatttttagggCCTTTAAAAGTTTTCATCATTGCTAGATCCTCTCATCAGGACCTCTCAGCTATAGAAGCTAAAGTGGAACCAACACAGTGTGCTGCCATTTAAGAATTAATTAGAAAAATCAATTATGACTTGTTTCTTGTTGtgtagaaataataataattcatacatGAAAAACTAAGAATGTTGATCCCTCTGCACGAGAAGACATAGATGGAAGGTAGATGGAGGGTCAATGAACACATGTGGCAGATCATCTGGGGATTTTCTGCTCAAGTGGCCTGAGCTCCAAAAACCAGAGGTGCTGTTTTGGTGCTGAAAGCATCTATTTCACTGAATGTGTCTGTATTTCTGACTCTGTGCCATAATAACATGACTGTtttcctctttgtgtgtgtgtgtgtgtgtgtgtgtgtgtggagttgcCTGTTGCAAATCCGTCAGCATGATCTTCTTTTTTCTCCCCAGCCAGAGCCAATCGATTCTCCACAGGCTGGTGGGCCGGGAACCACTGCTTTCTGTCAGAGCCGTGAATGAGCTGGTGGGTGGATGGATTACTCCATTGTAGCGAAGGGGGCACGCAGCTAGAGATTTCacattatattaaattaaaacctGCAATTACGAAAACAATGGCCTGAAAATTGTGCAAACCAGTTTTTTAgtgattgatttgattttcaTTTAAGTCAGAAAATGGAGCCATGCAAGTAGCAGGGCTCGCCGGCCAAGTCACCAGAAGTTtgaacgtttctgcaaaccatgaacatgttacatctgtatgtttcatacatatcacgtctacatttttaaagcaaagttGTTCTGAGGCCATGCATATGCGTTTGTTATTGGGGGTGAGACAGCTACCGAACTGCAGATCACTGCAAAGAACAATACTGACTGACTTTAGCGAGCcatggctgcatttccagcagtgattcTGCCACCAAATATTATTCTAGTATTTTAAGCCGAACATGATTTTTGCTAACTATAAccaactgtttttttcccctaaacataaccacacattaagtaccctggtaagaccatcctgatgatgtgagctcaacattctgtttcactgTCAGTATCAGTCTGGACGCTGAGCCGCCCCAAATactttccagaaattaaaatccagtCTGGGCCCATCAGAGACTGCGCTGTATTGCACAGCAGTATGGGCAGCTCTGGAAGCAACAACGCTAAGTCTAACATTAGTGAGAGACAATGCTGACTTAAATTGACTACTACAGTAActgaaaatgtaagaaaattgtcaaaatattttacatttatggCACTTTTGACATTATTGATCAGAAGGGCAAAtaactgtacaaatatgacaaTTATTGTACATGTGCCAACACTAGTGGGAGTGGGAATCAGGTGATGTCTGAAGGCAGTAACACTGCAGGACAGGGTTGTTTAAGTTACTAGCAAACTGACGACAAGCAAAAATGATGCAAGTGATCTTGAACTGGTACACATGACATACAGTGTGGCTGAATCCCAATTGTTGCTATGGATATGACCCTATAATCCAcccaaatgtgtttctgaatgcAGAGTTAGAGTTGTGGACTGCTGCTCAGGTCAAAGACAACCATACACATGCGcgggcacgcacacacacacacacacacacacacacacacacacacacacacacacacagacactcacacacaaactgtaacAAAGCTCCACTTTCATCCCTTCGAATCTTATTTACACACTTCAGATAACATCCTCTGAACTGAACCGACAGCTAAAATTGGAAACTTCACTCAAGCAAGGAGCAATATCTatttgaaaacatgaatgtcttATTCCGATCAGTAATCTGCTCTACGCttccctctgctgctccaaAAATCCCCTTGATCTTTCAGTCATTTAGTGCCAGTCCACTTGCACTTGTTCACTTCTCCCTCTGTGAATTCTGGAAAAGTGAAGTGTAATTCTCACAGTCACTAACAAGACTGCAgataaaatgtaagaatttgaCTCTGGCTTTTTGGTAACATCGGGGGGTCTGACCGAATGTTTGATTCTGTTAATGGTGATAATGTTTCAACTGACACATCTCCTCTGGAAACATTGAGCAAAGTAGATTTAACTTCAGAGTACAAAAATGCAATCAGGCTTCactaaacataaaaataatcactgaaacaaacattttccattttatCTGCCCATAAACATGTAATTCTGACACATTCAACTGCACCTGAAGGTACCACTGTGCAGCAGCATTGCAACTATGCGCCAATAACCCAAATAAAATGTTAGCTAGAAAGTCAACGTTTGATCAGATCATCAGAATTTcaaatgacttgtgacttgcttgacttatagCAGGGGCTCAGTTTGACTTGATTTTCACCACGATTTTAATGGCAGATTTACTCCATCTGCCATGCTAGTGCTAGCTAAATAAAcactcttggatcagctggaaaatgtatcatcacacagctaaaaacaaggctgtttttctgacaccattAAAAGTTGACTTTTTAGTAGCGCTgtcaaaataacacattatttttgatttattaatcacagaaaatatAATGCGTTAAAAAATCTAACGCTGATTAATCACATtccgtggtgccctttgacccggtgcaacattgaaggccacagtggctttgtcacatgatgggaGTCAGACGAGACAATGCTGCTTGGCCccgtgaatggaacatttacatttaaaaaacgcccagatggaactgttgataggagcaccatTCTCTCcaatttctgcagtaaggaatGTTCATACCAACTGAGTGCtaaaagcctgaaatatcacctcaacgcaAAGCATCTAGCAGCGAACCCGGAGGTCCGAACTAGCACAGCTCACTGATGATAGCGCTAGCGGTCAGCCTCGTCAAACCACGCTCCATCAAGTGTTCAAACTGATTAAGTCTGCCTGTGAACAACTAACTTGCTCCCTTATAAAACAGATCgcaatggactgcagaccagtttcaatggtagaggacagggggacaaccgtgtccaaaatccagcagctttagtACGACACATCTACCAAAATTCATGTATGTATGCAataatttagattaattaatcacagagcatgtaatcaattacattcatttttttaattgcttgACAGCCCTACTTTTTGGACATCCATGCAATTGTAAACAACTTAAACTTATTGCAATTACATGTATATTGTTCCTTATTTTAGGACATACAACTTTAGAGAATAACCTTGCAGATCCATCAGTGACGTGCCATGCAGCACTGGCAATTTAATTACCTCATTGTCTAACCCTGTTTTCAGTTGTGAGCGAAATGATTACATGGTCATCGTTGATGTAAATGTATAACGACTGCTCTCCCCTCTCACCAGCAGCACTCCTTTTTATCTCCCCTCTCTTTGTCCTTCATTCTTCACATTTCTTCATCTATCCTCCGCTTGTTCTCCCCATCTACCCTTTTCTCTCTGTAACCTTGTGAGTTTGCTTTAATATTCATGGTGATTGAACCTGAGGGGAATTCAGCATGTCTCTCTAATTTATGTGAGATTGGCTTCATTATTCACCCGCTGATTTGATATGCATTATAGGATTGGTGAGCGAACATATGAGAGAGGAAATCTAAGAAAGCTTCTCTCAGGATCGCCGCGCTGCATGGAGTTAAACTTCTGAAGAGCTGACTGATCGTCTTGCCCTCAGGCGGATGACTCTCTACTCCTCTTTTGTCATTTCTGCCCCGTCTGCTGTCTCTCGctcactttcttcttctctttcattttttacCCGTGCTGGTGCTGTGGCTCTGTGAATGGCAATGTCGGCCTGTTGGTGCACCACCTTAGTCCCGACTGAAACATCTTACATGATGCATGGATTGTCATGAAACTTTGTATGGACATGCATGG
It encodes the following:
- the LOC125898985 gene encoding uncharacterized protein LOC125898985, with the protein product MPENWTTLPVYSSPQCTPRRDSVAVYTKGRKGSNLVYEGFICPPAAEELPMSALQRPPREDSFTKNYERLLGKITAEDMAVAQEKIIPKDENKSMAYSATSSAPGQGVVAKQPRTMPDHEDAAEAAATSESKTNHLNLSLQRMASDTDYPFPYEILDGRESLLPVPPEAGMDEFSSGFQPWCTVDTELWRLLCNPDPSEQPGLPRPADTYHTPDLG